One window of the Manihot esculenta cultivar AM560-2 chromosome 14, M.esculenta_v8, whole genome shotgun sequence genome contains the following:
- the LOC110631117 gene encoding glutamate dehydrogenase 2: MNALAATNRNFRHAARILGLDSKVEKSLLIPFREIKVECTIPKDDGTLVSYVGFRVQHDNARGPMKGGIRYHPEVDPDEVNALAQLMTWKTAVADIPYGGAKGGIGCSPRELSLSELERLTRVFTQKIHDLIGIHTDVPAPDMGTNAQTMAWILDEYSKFHGHSPAIVTGKPIDLGGSLGREAATGRGVVYATEALLAEYGKSIEGLTFAVQGFGNVGSWASRLIHERGGKVIAVSDITGAVKNPKGLDVPELLRHKEATGSLRNFHGGDSMDASELLVHECDVLIPCALGGVLNRENAADVKAKFIIEAANHPTDPEADEILSKKGVVILPDIYANAGGVTVSYFEWVQNIQGFMWEEEQVNKELQRYMTRAFRNIKNMCKTHDCNLRMGAFTLGVNRVARATLLRGWEA; the protein is encoded by the exons ATGAATGCTTTAGCTGCTACAAACCGCAATTTTCGTCACGCCGCTCGAATTCTTGGGTTGGACTCTAAAGTTGAAAAGAGTCTTTTGATCCCATTTAGGGAGATCAAG GTGGAGTGTACGATTCCCAAGGATGATGGAACTCTGGTGTCATACGTTGGATTCAGAGTGCAACATGATAATGCTCGTGGACCCATGAAGGGAGGAATCAGATACCATCCTGAG GTTGACCCTGATGAAGTAAATGCCCTGGCTCAACTAATGACCTGGAAGACTGCTGTAGCAGACATACCATATGGTGGAGCAAAAGGAGGGATTGGATGCAGCCCAAGGGAGTTAAGTTTAAGTGAGTTAGAACGACTCACCCGTGTCTTCACTCAGAAGATCCATGATCTCATTGGCATTCATACAGATGTTCCAGCACCGGATATGGGCACTAATGCACAG aCTATGGCATGGATTTTGGACGAATACTCAAAATTTCATGGTCACTCCCCAGCTATTGTGACTGGAAAACCAATA GATCTTGGTGGTTCACTGGGTAGAGAGGCTGCAACTGGTCGTGGAGTGGTTTATGCAACTGAAGCTTTGCTTGCTGAATATGGGAAATCCATTGAGGGTTTGACATTTGCTGTTCAG GGTTTTGGGAATGTTGGGTCCTGGGCATCAAGGCTCATACATGAGAGAGGTGGAAAGGTTATAGCAGTGAGTGACATAACTGGTGCAGTCAAGAATCCAAAAGGACTTGATGTACCAGAATTACTTAGGCATAAAGAAGCTACTGGCAGTTTGAGAAATTTCCATGGTGGAGACTCTATGGATGCTAGTGAATTGTTGGTACATGAATGTGATGTCCTCATCCCATGTGCTTTAGGTGGAGTTCTGAACAG GGAAAATGCTGCTGATGTGAAGGCCAAGTTCATCATAGAGGCGGCAAACCATCCAACTGATCCTGAAGCAGACGAG ATTCTATCTAAGAAAGGAGTCGTAATACTTCCCGACATATATGCCAATGCTGGAGGTGTGACTGTCAGCTATTTTGAGTGGGTTCAG AATATTCAAGGATTCATGTGGGAAGAAGAACAGGTGAATAAGGAGCTTCAAAGGTACATGACTCGAGCTTTTCGTAACATCAAGAACATGTGCAAGACTCATGATTGCAATCTCCGGATGGGTGCCTTTACCCTTGGGGTAAACCGAGTTGCACGAGCTACTCTGTTAAGGGGATGGGAAGCATAA
- the LOC110599797 gene encoding ankyrin repeat-containing protein BDA1, with protein sequence MLRPPLAKTILFPSSKELLTNTMDAILFEAAQRGEVNFLQQLLRENPLILDNVALLSTENLLNVALITGNVSFVKEITRLKPHFVKELNQDGFSHMHIAAAHGHVEIVKELIEVDPNLCRLEGREKRTPLHYAAIKGRVEVINVLLCSCPECIVAVTVERETALHLAVKNHQFQATEVLVKWIRENNKDEVFSITDEQRNTVLHLAIWKRQRQASY encoded by the coding sequence ATGCTAAGACCACCTCTAGCCAAGACAATTTTGTTCCCTTCTAGCAAAGAGCTCCTTACCAATACAATGGACGCAATATTATTTGAAGCTGCTCAAAGGGGAGAGGTCAATTTCTTGCAACAACTGCTGAGAGAAAACCCACTTATCCTTGACAACGTTGCACTGTTGTCTACTGAGAATCTCCTCAATGTCGCTCTGATAACTGGAAACGTTAGCTTTGTCAAGGAGATTACAAGGTTAAAACCCCATTTTGTCAAAGAATTAAATCAAGATGGTTTTAGCCATATGCATATTGCAGCAGCTCATGGCCATGTGGAGATTGTAAAGGAGTTGATAGAAGTTGACCCCAATCTTTGCCGGTTAGagggaagagaaaaaagaaCTCCTCTTCATTATGCAGCCATTAAAGGGAGAGTTGAGGTAATCAATGTTTTGCTTTGCAGTTGTCCTGAATGTATTGTTGCTGTGACAGTTGAAAGAGAGACTGCTCTACACCTTGCTGTTAAGAACCATCAATTTCAAGCAACAGAGGTATTGGTCAAATGGATCAGAGAAAATAACAAGGATGAAGTGTTCAGTATAACAGATGAACAACGCAATACAGTCCTGCACCTTGCAATCTGGAAAAGACAACGCCAGGCAAGCTATTAA
- the LOC110599730 gene encoding uncharacterized protein LOC110599730 — MPSVPKSPPSPPSLLHHDNSEAERRLREAEERLREAIEELQRRQRRASLGGAYPPCDHAPDESCVAHAIGNLCQSFLLSYGVRVGVGILLRAFKLAKGQSYSSLLDLKQLVSEKDLIVREEACRIGLLFGGFTGSYHALRCLLRKLRRKETPFNAILAGSVAGLSVLALDDSSRRRTLALYLLARVAQCAYNSAKSKNKFHLWGSHWRHGDSLLFAFACAQVMYSFVMRPESLPKAYHDFIQKTGPVAQPVYKAVRDSCRGGPVDVASLSAYLSSRGKLNSAELEEFPSIIPCSVIHPDTNSCLDHNAKAASATFRKTFPLYFSLTFVPYVVLHLQKFMDAPARTCWLAVRDAIRSTTFLSAFVGIFQGVICLHRKVATVDHKLVYWIAGGLSALSVLLEKKPRRAELALYVLPRAGDSLWYILINRHLLPDIKNAEVALFCACMGGIMYYLEHEPGTMSPFLRGLIRRFLASRISNPSTPSNRNASYTYLQTLDAMKQPKLQESREAEASSSQKYNLESIPGL, encoded by the exons ATGCCCTCTGTCCCCAAGTCCCCACCTTCTCCTCCGTCACTTCTCCACCACGACAACTCTGAAGCCGAGCGCCGCCTCCGTGAGGCAGAGGAGCGCTTGCGTGAGGCCATTGAGGAGCTCCAGCGCCGCCAGCGTAGAGCTTCTCTTGGTGGTGCTTATCCCCCTTGTGATCACGCGCCTGATGAATCCTGTGTGGCTCACGCTATTGGCAATCTCTGTCAGAGTTTCCTTCTCTCCTATGGCGTTAGAGTCGGTGTTGGCATCTTGCTTCGAGCTTTCAAGCTCGCTAAGGGACAGTCTTACTCTTCCCTCCTCGATCTGAAG CAACTTGTATCGGAGAAAGATTTAATAGTGAGAGAAGAAGCATGTCGAATTGGTTTACTGTTCGGGGGATTTACGGGGTCTTATCATGCACTTAGATGCTTATTGAGAAAATTGAGAAGGAAAGAGACACCATTTAATGC AATTTTAGCAGGTTCGGTTGCAGGGTTGTCTGTTTTAGCCTTAGATGACTCCAGCCGCAGGCGAACTCTTGCTCTTTATCTCTTGGCTAGGGTAGCTCAG TGTGCATATAATTCTGCAAAGTCTAAGAACAAATTTCACCTTTGGGGAAGCCATTGGAGACATGGAGATTCATTGCTCTTTGCTTTTGCATGTGCCCAG GTTATGTATTCCTTTGTAATGCGTCCTGAGAGTTTGCCAAAAGCATATCACGACTTTATTCAGAAAACTGGGCCAGTTGCACAGCCTGTGTACAAGGCTGTGAGAGATAGCTGCAGAGGTGGTCCAGTGGATGTTGCCTCACTATCAGCTTACTTATCTAGTAGAGGGAAACTCAATTCTGCGGAATTGGAAGAATTCCCTTCTATTATTCCTTGTTCTGTTATTCATCCAGATACAAATTCATGTTTAGATCATAATGCTAAAGCAGCATCAGCTACATTTAGAAAAACTTTTCCTCTTTACTTCTCATTGACTTTTGTACCATATGTTGTTCTACACCTTCAGAAG TTTATGGATGCACCTGCTCGTACATGTTGGCTTGCTGTTAGAGATGCTATTCGCTCAACAACGTTCCTGTCTGCGTTTGTTGGAATTTTTCAG GGGGTGATATGTTTGCATAGAAAAGTTGCAACAGTAGACCACAAACTTGTCTATTGGATCGCAGGAGGACTTTCTGCCCTTTCTGTACTACTAGAGAAAAAACCTAGACGTGCTGAACTTGCCTTATATGTTCTGCCACGAGCTGGAGATTCATTGtggtatattttaattaaccgTCACCTGCTTCCAGATATTAAGAATGCAGAG GTGGCTTTATTTTGTGCTTGCATGGGAGGAATAATGTACTACTTGGAACATGAGCCTGGCACGATGTCTCCATTCCTCAGGGGTCTGATCCGTCGCTTCCTTGCTAGCAGAATAAGCAATCCAAGCACTCCATCTAATCGGAATGCTTCATACACATATTTGCAGACTCTTGATGCTATGAAGCAGCCAAAATTGCAGGAGAGCAGAGAGGCTGAAGCTTCATCATCTCAGAAATACAATCTTGAATCCATTCCAGGGCTGTAG
- the LOC110600645 gene encoding light-harvesting complex-like protein 3 isotype 1, chloroplastic — MASIAISASLQSACSSHHITKKQHPQARPARSLGSKQVTHVPTALSVEDKKKCLSIIERQENSPNDGSNKADDKSDHVSETESSAPKFVDERWKKGTWDLNMFVKDGKMDWDSLIEAEAKRRKFLELYPEASTNEEPVLFRSSVIPWWALFKRSYLPEAELINGRAAMVGFFMSNVVDALTGLDMVGQTGNFLCKAGLFVTVISIIFFRRTEDFENLRKLTDEATLYDKQWQASWQDQNVTNTGASDKTGN, encoded by the exons ATGGCTTCCATTGCCATTTCTGCCTCGCTGCAAAGCGCTTGCAGCTCACATCATATCACCAAGAAACAACATCCTCAAGCCAGACCTGCACGCTCTCTGGGGTCAAAGCAGGTGACCCATGTTCCTACTGCCCTCAGTGTTGAAGATAAAAAGAAGTGTTTAAGCATAATTGAACGGCAGGAGAATTCTCCTAATGATGGATCAAACAAAGCTGATGATAAATCAGACCATGTTTCAGAAACAGAATCATCTGCTCCAAAATTCGTCGATGAGCGCTGGAAGAAGGGAACCTGGGATCTGAATATGTTTGTCAAGGATGGGAAGATGGATTGGGATAGTCTGATTGAAGCTG AAGCAAAGAGGAGAAAATTTCTTGAACTGTACCCTGAAGCATCTACGAATGAAGAACCTGTGCTTTTTAGGAGCTCTGTCATACCTTGGTGGGCATTGTTCAAAAGATCATATCTGCCAGAGGCAGAGCTAATCAATG GCAGAGCTGCAATGGTGGGATTCTTCATGTCAAATGTTGTGGATGCATTGACAGGGCTTGATATGGTTGGCCAGACGGGAAACTTTTTATGCAAAGCAGGACTTTTTGTGACAGTCATTAGCATAATATTCTTTAGGCGAACAGAAGATTTTGAGAACCTGAGAAAGCTGACTGATGAAGCAACTTTGTATGACAAGCAATGGCAGGCATCATGGCAGGACCAGAATGTAACAAACACCGGTGCCTCAGACAAAACAGGAAACTAA